One Ananas comosus cultivar F153 linkage group 1, ASM154086v1, whole genome shotgun sequence DNA window includes the following coding sequences:
- the LOC109713848 gene encoding uncharacterized protein LOC109713848 isoform X2 → MAAAVGGGGGGEVQRGWVFDERDGFISWLRAEFAAANAMIDLLLHHLRGVGEPGEYDYVAACVHQRRCSWTPVLHMQQYFPVADVAFALQQVGWRRQQQQPPPSIVPPPPPPPPLQARHFDGAKEKDGRRAGFGHRYGNRFDGARENHGAEKEKEKKGEDRNTKGEAQIPDGTDEASSDSVPQDSGCIMPDQDGNGKLTLTPKDFVTNELIDGKMVNVVEGLKLYEDSVDITEIKQLLLWANEMRASGRRGELHGSTLVIAKRPMKGHGREMIQLGIPVTDGPREDEITADNSTEKKVAPIPSLVQDVFDHLARQQVLHFKPDYCIIDFFNEGDHSQPHVWPPWYGRPVCTLCLTDCDMFFGRAIGGDHRGDYRGSHKMSLQMGALLILQGKSADLVKRAIPSVCKQRVLLTFGKSQPKKPILHPEGSYFTSTTAPPPSPWGGISSPVRPSNLPRPKHFGALPSTGVLPAPSVRPPHVLPANGIQPLFVGPSPAPPAPVAYPAPPPSPGWVSVAPPSRHSAPRLPIPGTGVFLPPPGSSPLAQAQLTPVSPLSVDPNSSLEPTTASPIGNSSPQTSPENGIAETENGKTGCNGSLNSAAAKKLGNKPSATSPSK, encoded by the exons atggcggcggcggtcggcggcggcggcggcggggaggtGCAGAGGGGGTGGGTGTTCGATGAGAGGGACGGGTTCATCTCTTGGCTGAGGGCGGAGTTCGCGGCGGCGAACGCCATGATCGATCTGCTGCTGCACCATCTCCGCGGCGTTGGGGAGCCCGGGGAGTACGACTACGTCGCGGCGTGCGTCCACCAGAGGCGCTGCAGCTGGACGCCGGTGCTCCACATGCAGCAGTACTTCCCCGTGGCGGACGTCGCGTTCGCGCTGCAGCAGGTCGggtggcggcggcagcagcagcagccgccgccGTCCATCGTgcccccgccgcctccgcccccgCCGCTGCAGGCGCGGCATTTCGATGGGGCGAAGGAGAAGGATGGGAGGAGGGCCGGGTTTGGGCACCGGTACGGTAACCGGTTCGACGGGGCCAGAGAGAATCACGGagcggagaaggagaaggagaagaagggggaGGATCGGAACACGAAGGGCGAAGCCCAGATCCCGGATGGGACTGATG AGGCTAGCAGTGATTCTGTTCCCCAAGATAGTGGCTGCATAATGCCAGATCAAGATGGAAATGGGAAGCTAACGCTAACTCCAAAAGATTTTGTCACTAACGAGTTAATTGATGGAAAAATG GTAAATGTTGTTGAAGGGCTTAAGCTTTATGAGGACTCGGTGGATATTACTGAGATAAAGCAGCTACTCCTGTGGGCAAATGAAATGAGAGCTTCTGGGCGTCGTGGAGAACTTCACG GGAGCACACTTGTTATAGCAAAAAGACCGATGAAGGGGCACGGAAGGGAAATGATTCAGTTAGGCATTCCTGTTACTGACGGACCCCGTGAAGATGAAATTACAGCTGATAATTCAACAG aGAAGAAGGTGGCGCCTATTCCTAGCTTAGTGCAGGATGTATTTGATCACTTGGCTCGCCAGCAAGTGTTGCATTTTAAGCCTGATTATTGTATCATTGACTTCTTTAATGAG GGGGATCATTCTCAGCCTCATGTATGGCCACCTTGGTATGGTAGGCCGGTTTGTACCTTATGTTTGACTGACTGTGACATGTTCTTTGGCCGAGCAATAGGAGGAGATCACCGTGGGGACTATAGAGGTTCTCACAAGATGTCTCTTCAAATGGG GGCTCTTCTTATATTGCAGGGTAAAAGCGCAGATCTTGTCAAGCGCGCCATCCCCTCCGTATGCAAGCAGCGCGTATTACTAACCTTTGGAAAGTCCCAACCAAAGAAACCCATTCTGCATCCTGAAGGCTCATACTTCACTTCGACCACGGCACCTCCACCTTCACCTTGGGGTGGAATATCATCACCGGTTAGGCCATCCAACCTTCCCCGCCCTAAGCACTTTGGAGCCCTCCCATCAACCGGTGTCCTTCCAGCTCCATCTGTCCGGCCTCCACACGTGCTCCCTGCCAATGGAATCCAGCCACTCTTTGTTGGCCCGTCCCCTGCCCCTCCTGCGCCTGTGGCATATCCAGCACCGCCACCCTCGCCTGGGTGGGTTTCAGTGGCCCCTCCCTCGAGGCACTCGGCCCCCCGGCTCCCTATTCCCGGCACCGGGGTCTTTCTGCCCCCTCCTGGGTCTAGTCCGCTGGCCCAAGCTCAGCTGACCCCAGTCTCTCCACTGTCTGTTGACCCCAACTCATCTCTAGAGCCAACTACTGCTTCGCCCATTGGTAACAGCTCTCCACAAACTTCTCCGGAAAATGGTATCGCTGAGACGGAAAATGGCAAAACGGGTTGTAATGGGAGCTTGAACTCCGCTGCTGCCAAGAAGTTAGGAAACAAACCGTCTGCTACTAGTCCATCTAAATAG
- the LOC109713848 gene encoding uncharacterized protein LOC109713848 isoform X1, producing the protein MAAAVGGGGGGEVQRGWVFDERDGFISWLRAEFAAANAMIDLLLHHLRGVGEPGEYDYVAACVHQRRCSWTPVLHMQQYFPVADVAFALQQVGWRRQQQQPPPSIVPPPPPPPPLQARHFDGAKEKDGRRAGFGHRYGNRFDGARENHGAEKEKEKKGEDRNTKGEAQIPDGTDGINNFCSKSNCLQTEGENPVETHTSRSELAVTGDSQTITARKASSDSVPQDSGCIMPDQDGNGKLTLTPKDFVTNELIDGKMVNVVEGLKLYEDSVDITEIKQLLLWANEMRASGRRGELHGSTLVIAKRPMKGHGREMIQLGIPVTDGPREDEITADNSTEKKVAPIPSLVQDVFDHLARQQVLHFKPDYCIIDFFNEGDHSQPHVWPPWYGRPVCTLCLTDCDMFFGRAIGGDHRGDYRGSHKMSLQMGALLILQGKSADLVKRAIPSVCKQRVLLTFGKSQPKKPILHPEGSYFTSTTAPPPSPWGGISSPVRPSNLPRPKHFGALPSTGVLPAPSVRPPHVLPANGIQPLFVGPSPAPPAPVAYPAPPPSPGWVSVAPPSRHSAPRLPIPGTGVFLPPPGSSPLAQAQLTPVSPLSVDPNSSLEPTTASPIGNSSPQTSPENGIAETENGKTGCNGSLNSAAAKKLGNKPSATSPSK; encoded by the exons atggcggcggcggtcggcggcggcggcggcggggaggtGCAGAGGGGGTGGGTGTTCGATGAGAGGGACGGGTTCATCTCTTGGCTGAGGGCGGAGTTCGCGGCGGCGAACGCCATGATCGATCTGCTGCTGCACCATCTCCGCGGCGTTGGGGAGCCCGGGGAGTACGACTACGTCGCGGCGTGCGTCCACCAGAGGCGCTGCAGCTGGACGCCGGTGCTCCACATGCAGCAGTACTTCCCCGTGGCGGACGTCGCGTTCGCGCTGCAGCAGGTCGggtggcggcggcagcagcagcagccgccgccGTCCATCGTgcccccgccgcctccgcccccgCCGCTGCAGGCGCGGCATTTCGATGGGGCGAAGGAGAAGGATGGGAGGAGGGCCGGGTTTGGGCACCGGTACGGTAACCGGTTCGACGGGGCCAGAGAGAATCACGGagcggagaaggagaaggagaagaagggggaGGATCGGAACACGAAGGGCGAAGCCCAGATCCCGGATGGGACTGATG GGATTAATAATTTTTGCTCCAAGTCGAATTGTTTGCAAACTGAAGGAGAAAATCCTGTTGAAACTCATACTAGTAGGTCAGAACTAGCTGTTACAGGCGACAGCCAGACAATTACGGCAAGAA AGGCTAGCAGTGATTCTGTTCCCCAAGATAGTGGCTGCATAATGCCAGATCAAGATGGAAATGGGAAGCTAACGCTAACTCCAAAAGATTTTGTCACTAACGAGTTAATTGATGGAAAAATG GTAAATGTTGTTGAAGGGCTTAAGCTTTATGAGGACTCGGTGGATATTACTGAGATAAAGCAGCTACTCCTGTGGGCAAATGAAATGAGAGCTTCTGGGCGTCGTGGAGAACTTCACG GGAGCACACTTGTTATAGCAAAAAGACCGATGAAGGGGCACGGAAGGGAAATGATTCAGTTAGGCATTCCTGTTACTGACGGACCCCGTGAAGATGAAATTACAGCTGATAATTCAACAG aGAAGAAGGTGGCGCCTATTCCTAGCTTAGTGCAGGATGTATTTGATCACTTGGCTCGCCAGCAAGTGTTGCATTTTAAGCCTGATTATTGTATCATTGACTTCTTTAATGAG GGGGATCATTCTCAGCCTCATGTATGGCCACCTTGGTATGGTAGGCCGGTTTGTACCTTATGTTTGACTGACTGTGACATGTTCTTTGGCCGAGCAATAGGAGGAGATCACCGTGGGGACTATAGAGGTTCTCACAAGATGTCTCTTCAAATGGG GGCTCTTCTTATATTGCAGGGTAAAAGCGCAGATCTTGTCAAGCGCGCCATCCCCTCCGTATGCAAGCAGCGCGTATTACTAACCTTTGGAAAGTCCCAACCAAAGAAACCCATTCTGCATCCTGAAGGCTCATACTTCACTTCGACCACGGCACCTCCACCTTCACCTTGGGGTGGAATATCATCACCGGTTAGGCCATCCAACCTTCCCCGCCCTAAGCACTTTGGAGCCCTCCCATCAACCGGTGTCCTTCCAGCTCCATCTGTCCGGCCTCCACACGTGCTCCCTGCCAATGGAATCCAGCCACTCTTTGTTGGCCCGTCCCCTGCCCCTCCTGCGCCTGTGGCATATCCAGCACCGCCACCCTCGCCTGGGTGGGTTTCAGTGGCCCCTCCCTCGAGGCACTCGGCCCCCCGGCTCCCTATTCCCGGCACCGGGGTCTTTCTGCCCCCTCCTGGGTCTAGTCCGCTGGCCCAAGCTCAGCTGACCCCAGTCTCTCCACTGTCTGTTGACCCCAACTCATCTCTAGAGCCAACTACTGCTTCGCCCATTGGTAACAGCTCTCCACAAACTTCTCCGGAAAATGGTATCGCTGAGACGGAAAATGGCAAAACGGGTTGTAATGGGAGCTTGAACTCCGCTGCTGCCAAGAAGTTAGGAAACAAACCGTCTGCTACTAGTCCATCTAAATAG